The proteins below are encoded in one region of Gambusia affinis linkage group LG07, SWU_Gaff_1.0, whole genome shotgun sequence:
- the zhx3a gene encoding zinc fingers and homeoboxes protein 3 isoform X2 → MASKRKSTVPCMIPSKSKHAREEIVLGSLPELLPTIPEDSILSISGEESAHFSRSSSKSESSSETQKGGTYSCVTCRFESRDLNYFLDHMHNCHLDFRAQPTFYCLNCGVSVVRFEALALHNANAHPKIMEGLVTASLSVNKRDGVTTVEQSLFTDSGEDYKESGISLTKTPIAKMMKAKGEHKKIVVSHTVEVRKIDTGKDADPSLLNNVPELQNGALSTSGTPAMPTTTVTHVIKTVSNQVFHQHTPPLYSPTSTDTNKDLPKVMIPLSSIPTYDAAMDTSSFLKTSFGKFPYPTKAELCYLTVVSEFPEEQIKLWFTAQRLKQGISWSPEEIEEARRKMFNTVFQGGAPQKPPVTPQQLNHIVTHHTVTGLPGSKGPNFQMAKVPYGGIKPRPVGVIATQANLSTKPHVTRVSYSSPVPPPKFPCTARTTQEPTKSTELTVEQEKSNGLDEAGSSGCVNSTSSSRSSSSSSCSSITNGVESRKLVNNNSNPTDTTNSVATCSTNTSNNSEHCDADTNSEPSTKSNSLPTGSEGSNSTTSQVIMDNTSKSKTNCNNHHSSFIVCDPDGANADRADDENSSHVHKTNSSSISSENCSSTCDDSVPNKNNPSKPPTESTSTTVITTSNSSIIDEGGCNKDFPMKGMSILQKLIKEEDLIIGERAQKELRVDPIKINFKRLKMNEPQTTSDAVHQEPKCDIEVSACHTSFLPPWGNKTPQQLQILRQAFSNTRWPSSLQYEELSIQTGLPKSEVVRWFSDSRYSHKNGQLKWLETYQRPPAESDDARSYGDTEAESQKDPSPAKKKLIEQETIKHPEGKAGLDSGQRLVWQDSFEPLLALTGSETGGRKHHKPEESGQTAVLQDPWSEGGDEQQQPTASHSLIEQQTDTNQAR, encoded by the coding sequence ATGGCCAGCAAGAGGAAATCCACTGTGCCCTGCATGATACCATCCAAATCCAAACATGCACGTGAGGAAATTGTTCTGGGCTCGCTACCAGAACTCCTACCAACAATCCCAGAAGACAGCATTCTCAGCATCTCCGGAGAGGAGTCGGCCCACTTTTCTCGCAGCTCCTCCAAATCCGAAAGCAGCAGCGAAACGCAGAAAGGAGGTACTTACAGCTGCGTCACTTGCCGATTCGAGTCCAGAGATCTAAATTACTTTTTGGATCACATGCATAACTGCCACTTAGACTTCAGAGCCCAGCCCACCTTCTACTGCCTGAACTGCGGGGTGTCGGTCGTCCGTTTCGAGGCTCTTGCGCTGCACAACGCTAACGCCCACCCCAAGATTATGGAGGGGTTGGTTACCGCCTCCCTCAGTGTCAACAAGAGAGATGGAGTAACAACTGTAGAGCAAAGCCTCTTTACAGACAGTGGAGAAGACTACAAAGAATCTGGGATCTCCCTCACCAAAACACCAATCGCAAAGATGATGAAAGCCAAGGGGGAGCACAAAAAGATTGTTGTATCTCACACTGTGGAGGTACGGAAGATAGACACTGGAAAGGATGCAGACCCTAGCCTGCTGAATAATGTGCCTGAACTCCAAAACGGGGCTCTCAGTACGTCTGGGACTCCAGCTATGCCGACGACCACTGTCACTCATGTGATTAAGACAGTGTCCAACCAAGTCTTTCACCAGCACACTCCCCCTCTTTATTCCCCCACTTCCACTGACACGAATAAAGATCTTCCAAAGGTGATGATCCCTCTCAGCAGCATCCCCACCTACGATGCAGCCATGGACACCAGCAGTTTTCTCAAGACATCGTTTGGCAAATTTCCCTACCCGACCAAAGCCGAGCTCTGCTACCTGACGGTGGTTTCGGAGTTTCCAGAAGAACAAATCAAGCTATGGTTTACTGCCCAAAGGCTTAAACAGGGCATCAGCTGGTCTCCTGAAGAGATCGAGGAGGCCAGGAGGAAGATGTTCAATACTGTTTTCCAAGGAGGAGCACCCCAGAAGCCACCCGTGACACCACAACAGCTCAATCACATCGTAACTCACCACACTGTCACTGGCCTTCCAGGCTCAAAAGGACCAAACTTTCAGATGGCCAAAGTTCCATATGGAGGTATAAAACCAAGGCCCGTCGGAGTCATAGCAACGCAGGCCAACTTGTCAACCAAGCCACATGTGACAAGGGTCTCGTATTCTTCTCCAGTTCCCCCACCAAAGTTTCCATGTACTGCCCGAACAACACAAGAGCCTACTAAGAGTACTGAACTCACTGTGGAGCAAGAGAAGAGCAACGGGCTGGATGAGGCTGGAAGCAGCGGTTGTGTCAATAGCACCAGCAGCAGTCGaagcagcagtagcagcagctgTTCCAGCATTACTAATGGTGTTGAGAGCAGAAAATTGgtaaacaacaacagcaacccGACTGACACCACCAACAGCGTTGCCACCTGCTCCACAAACACTAGCAATAACAGTGAGCACTGCGATGCTGACACCAACAGTGAACCAAGCACCAAGAGCAACAGTTTACCAACTGGATCAGAGGGTTCGAACAGCACCACGAGTCAAGTGATCATGGACAACACcagcaaatcaaaaacaaactgtaacaATCATCACAGTAGCTTCATCGTCTGTGATCCAGATGGGGCAAATGCTGACAGGGCTGATGATGAAAACAGCAGCCACGTTCACAAGACCAACAGCAGCAGTATTAGCAGTGAAAACTGCAGTTCCACCTGTGATGACAGCGTTCCAAACAAGAACAATCCCAGCAAACCCCCAACTGAAAGCACCAGCACAACTGTCATTACAACAAGCAACTCATCTATTATAGATGAGGGTGGATGCAACAAAGACTTTCCCATGAAAGGCATGTCAATCTTGCAGAAGCTCATTAAGGAGGAGGACCTAATTATTGGCGAGAGGGCACAGAAAGAGCTCAGAGTTGACCCCATTAAGATCAATTTTAAAAGGCTGAAGATGAATGAACCACAGACCACATCCGACGCTGTTCATCAAGAACCCAAATGTGACATAGAGGTGTCGGCCTGCCATACGTCTTTCTTGCCACCCTGGGGCAACAAGACCCCACAGCAGCTGCAAATCCTCCGGCAGGCTTTTTCTAACACTCGTTGGCCCAGCAGCCTTCAGTACGAAGAGTTAAGCATTCAGACAGGCCTTCCTAAGTCAGAGGTAGTGCGCTGGTTCAGCGACAGTCGCTACAGCCACAAAAATGGGCAGCTGAAGTGGTTGGAGACTTATCAACGGCCTCCAGCGGAGTCAGATGACGCAAGGAGCTACGGAGACACTGAGGCTGAGTCGCAGAAAGACCCTTCACCGGCCAAGAAGAAACTCATTGAGCAAGAAACGATCAAGCACCCGGAAGGGAAAGCAGGGCTGGACTCGGGGCAGCGGCTTGTGTGGCAGGATTCATTTGAGCCGCTGCTCGCTCTGACAGGATCCGAGACTGGTGGCAGGAAGCACCACAAACCTGAGGAGTCAGGTCAGACAGCAGTCCTGCAGGATCCCTGGTCAGAAGGAGGcgatgagcagcagcagcccacAGCGAGTCATTCACTGATCGAACAGCAGACCGACACCAACCAGGCCAGGTAG
- the zhx3a gene encoding zinc fingers and homeoboxes protein 3 isoform X1 produces MASKRKSTVPCMIPSKSKHAREEIVLGSLPELLPTIPEDSILSISGEESAHFSRSSSKSESSSETQKGGTYSCVTCRFESRDLNYFLDHMHNCHLDFRAQPTFYCLNCGVSVVRFEALALHNANAHPKIMEGLVTASLSVNKRDGVTTVEQSLFTDSGEDYKESGISLTKTPIAKMMKAKGEHKKIVVSHTVEVRKIDTGKDADPSLLNNVPELQNGALSTSGTPAMPTTTVTHVIKTVSNQVFHQHTPPLYSPTSTDTNKDLPKVMIPLSSIPTYDAAMDTSSFLKTSFGKFPYPTKAELCYLTVVSEFPEEQIKLWFTAQRLKQGISWSPEEIEEARRKMFNTVFQGGAPQKPPVTPQQLNHIVTHHTVTGLPGSKGPNFQMAKVPYGGIKPRPVGVIATQANLSTKPHVTRVSYSSPVPPPKFPCTARTTQEPTKSTELTVEQEKSNGLDEAGSSGCVNSTSSSRSSSSSSCSSITNGVESRKLVNNNSNPTDTTNSVATCSTNTSNNSEHCDADTNSEPSTKSNSLPTGSEGSNSTTSQVIMDNTSKSKTNCNNHHSSFIVCDPDGANADRADDENSSHVHKTNSSSISSENCSSTCDDSVPNKNNPSKPPTESTSTTVITTSNSSIIDEGGCNKDFPMKGMSILQKLIKEEDLIIGERAQKELRVDPIKINFKRLKMNEPQTTSDAVHQEPKCDIEVSACHTSFLPPWGNKTPQQLQILRQAFSNTRWPSSLQYEELSIQTGLPKSEVVRWFSDSRYSHKNGQLKWLETYQRPPAESDDARSYGDTEAESQKDPSPAKKKLIEQETIKHPEGKAGLDSGQRLVWQDSFEPLLALTGSETGGRKHHKPEESGQTAVLQDPWSEGGDEQQQPTASHSLIEQQTDTNQARDRLRMELLEV; encoded by the exons ATGGCCAGCAAGAGGAAATCCACTGTGCCCTGCATGATACCATCCAAATCCAAACATGCACGTGAGGAAATTGTTCTGGGCTCGCTACCAGAACTCCTACCAACAATCCCAGAAGACAGCATTCTCAGCATCTCCGGAGAGGAGTCGGCCCACTTTTCTCGCAGCTCCTCCAAATCCGAAAGCAGCAGCGAAACGCAGAAAGGAGGTACTTACAGCTGCGTCACTTGCCGATTCGAGTCCAGAGATCTAAATTACTTTTTGGATCACATGCATAACTGCCACTTAGACTTCAGAGCCCAGCCCACCTTCTACTGCCTGAACTGCGGGGTGTCGGTCGTCCGTTTCGAGGCTCTTGCGCTGCACAACGCTAACGCCCACCCCAAGATTATGGAGGGGTTGGTTACCGCCTCCCTCAGTGTCAACAAGAGAGATGGAGTAACAACTGTAGAGCAAAGCCTCTTTACAGACAGTGGAGAAGACTACAAAGAATCTGGGATCTCCCTCACCAAAACACCAATCGCAAAGATGATGAAAGCCAAGGGGGAGCACAAAAAGATTGTTGTATCTCACACTGTGGAGGTACGGAAGATAGACACTGGAAAGGATGCAGACCCTAGCCTGCTGAATAATGTGCCTGAACTCCAAAACGGGGCTCTCAGTACGTCTGGGACTCCAGCTATGCCGACGACCACTGTCACTCATGTGATTAAGACAGTGTCCAACCAAGTCTTTCACCAGCACACTCCCCCTCTTTATTCCCCCACTTCCACTGACACGAATAAAGATCTTCCAAAGGTGATGATCCCTCTCAGCAGCATCCCCACCTACGATGCAGCCATGGACACCAGCAGTTTTCTCAAGACATCGTTTGGCAAATTTCCCTACCCGACCAAAGCCGAGCTCTGCTACCTGACGGTGGTTTCGGAGTTTCCAGAAGAACAAATCAAGCTATGGTTTACTGCCCAAAGGCTTAAACAGGGCATCAGCTGGTCTCCTGAAGAGATCGAGGAGGCCAGGAGGAAGATGTTCAATACTGTTTTCCAAGGAGGAGCACCCCAGAAGCCACCCGTGACACCACAACAGCTCAATCACATCGTAACTCACCACACTGTCACTGGCCTTCCAGGCTCAAAAGGACCAAACTTTCAGATGGCCAAAGTTCCATATGGAGGTATAAAACCAAGGCCCGTCGGAGTCATAGCAACGCAGGCCAACTTGTCAACCAAGCCACATGTGACAAGGGTCTCGTATTCTTCTCCAGTTCCCCCACCAAAGTTTCCATGTACTGCCCGAACAACACAAGAGCCTACTAAGAGTACTGAACTCACTGTGGAGCAAGAGAAGAGCAACGGGCTGGATGAGGCTGGAAGCAGCGGTTGTGTCAATAGCACCAGCAGCAGTCGaagcagcagtagcagcagctgTTCCAGCATTACTAATGGTGTTGAGAGCAGAAAATTGgtaaacaacaacagcaacccGACTGACACCACCAACAGCGTTGCCACCTGCTCCACAAACACTAGCAATAACAGTGAGCACTGCGATGCTGACACCAACAGTGAACCAAGCACCAAGAGCAACAGTTTACCAACTGGATCAGAGGGTTCGAACAGCACCACGAGTCAAGTGATCATGGACAACACcagcaaatcaaaaacaaactgtaacaATCATCACAGTAGCTTCATCGTCTGTGATCCAGATGGGGCAAATGCTGACAGGGCTGATGATGAAAACAGCAGCCACGTTCACAAGACCAACAGCAGCAGTATTAGCAGTGAAAACTGCAGTTCCACCTGTGATGACAGCGTTCCAAACAAGAACAATCCCAGCAAACCCCCAACTGAAAGCACCAGCACAACTGTCATTACAACAAGCAACTCATCTATTATAGATGAGGGTGGATGCAACAAAGACTTTCCCATGAAAGGCATGTCAATCTTGCAGAAGCTCATTAAGGAGGAGGACCTAATTATTGGCGAGAGGGCACAGAAAGAGCTCAGAGTTGACCCCATTAAGATCAATTTTAAAAGGCTGAAGATGAATGAACCACAGACCACATCCGACGCTGTTCATCAAGAACCCAAATGTGACATAGAGGTGTCGGCCTGCCATACGTCTTTCTTGCCACCCTGGGGCAACAAGACCCCACAGCAGCTGCAAATCCTCCGGCAGGCTTTTTCTAACACTCGTTGGCCCAGCAGCCTTCAGTACGAAGAGTTAAGCATTCAGACAGGCCTTCCTAAGTCAGAGGTAGTGCGCTGGTTCAGCGACAGTCGCTACAGCCACAAAAATGGGCAGCTGAAGTGGTTGGAGACTTATCAACGGCCTCCAGCGGAGTCAGATGACGCAAGGAGCTACGGAGACACTGAGGCTGAGTCGCAGAAAGACCCTTCACCGGCCAAGAAGAAACTCATTGAGCAAGAAACGATCAAGCACCCGGAAGGGAAAGCAGGGCTGGACTCGGGGCAGCGGCTTGTGTGGCAGGATTCATTTGAGCCGCTGCTCGCTCTGACAGGATCCGAGACTGGTGGCAGGAAGCACCACAAACCTGAGGAGTCAGGTCAGACAGCAGTCCTGCAGGATCCCTGGTCAGAAGGAGGcgatgagcagcagcagcccacAGCGAGTCATTCACTGATCGAACAGCAGACCGACACCAACCAGGCCAG GGACCGCCTGAGgatggagctgctggaggtgTGA